A region of Bombus huntii isolate Logan2020A chromosome 15, iyBomHunt1.1, whole genome shotgun sequence DNA encodes the following proteins:
- the LOC126873607 gene encoding plexin-B, whose protein sequence is MCFVNYCLHIMRFLGFVSFPISPTVLSPKLLLPFHRLSFSSMSVATWFLVVLVTAAIDTPASTTPPVQENRSLHIVTQFPMGDGQRYGFYPLDPNTTREGALRFNHLTIDPATGRLYAGAINRLLQLDSNLRLEEYVSTGPRLDNPQCHATGCPSRDITTSLMDNVNKLLIADLESQTLIACGSLLQGACEKYKMSNISIKPEFIPHSVAANDESSSTYAFIGPEKYNAWGQTNILYVGTTFTNRGDYRHDVPAISSRNLHNLEFAEYTFNKQSIVYIDVKYRDHFLVKYVYGFNANNYAYFVLVQKQSHLPEEEEKGYISRLARSCINDPNYDSYTEVTLQCTVNLGDGKSQSYNLVQDAKVAPAGSDIAMQLGISVGDPIFVSVFSPSRGITNEPLSRSALCVYSLQEIETRFTENIHMCLNGSTKYRNMGYVSGPIQDGKCPAAGTAGNILHFCEVGLKISGMSPIVGQAILHFPDEFITSVTIANTESHTVAFLGTNDGSLKKVLLSGNEAFVYENIVIDKGNRLMPDTLISPDGEHIYVLSTSKISKVQVEHCSSYTNCSSCLDAKDPYCGWCSLEKRCTVRGDCQKASHSSPRWLSLGTGQQCIDFEQVLPDRMPINQMTTVHLTIRTLPELPAGANYKCVFGNAEPIDALMTGFGLSCPTPPVLERPNIPDGADHVLVPLSVRSSETNKDFVSRNFAFFDCSRHTVCTECVKSQWACSWCVYDNKCTHNTSCQGIISGENNQANLAAHGAQYCPKFVQRQEPLMLPNSVPKEIVLEVENLPHPQVGHSGFQCIVSIEGANLKVQARVDSSRFIVCDKTVYSYEAVTGEYEAEVTVVWNINHHVDKTTIILYKCEVLGSHREHADCSLCVTRDARFECTWCGNSCVYRHSCLHSPFTECPKPRIDMIKPLSGPIEGGTLVTIEGSNLGLKESDVDGKIHIGNTPCTLVDYEVSVRIVCRTGRHEATDTASVVVGNDAGYTESAVLFNYKDIRLSGVYPSVGPQSGGTQLAITGMYLNIGSTISAYLDELACHVNATQASSTRLTCVTSKSDRVRRIDRLTLSIDGANRTLIGNPYNYTHDPTIMEIKPLTSFASGGRMITVHGTNLDTIQKPEMEVYFDNELLPVNRTVCTVLNPTQMECPSPSVAKRFMTLRRNGRATANSQSTPPQSLKLKESQLSLKIAFIMDNVESVRDLEKHFKSLRNRLLYVEDPKFLAFPRNIKLYKGDTLVIEGENLIFASDESDVNVTVGTMPCNVTSLALTQLVCIPPDQQPADTDELGIKTENGLPLVVVRVGRSLRFPIGYLRYEVIKSYPIPPEAIAGIAAGTFGLVFLFVLVLIIYRRKSTQAEREYKRIQIQMDTLESNVRMECKQAFAELQTDMTDLTADLESSGIPTLDHKNYIMKVFFPGVTHHPILNDPRSRSNVSRTNYDAAMIQFEQLINNKYFVLTFIETLEAQKDFNIRDKVNVASLLMVVLMGKMEYATDILMNLLLRLIEKAVNTKHPQLMLRRTESVVEKMLTNWMALCMYNYLKDYAGSSLFLLFKAIKHQIEKGPVDVITYDARYSLSEERLLREQIEHSVVTLHVVQDDLDEKIQCKVLDCDTINQVKSKILDALYKNTPFSLRPSVHDVDLEWRHGRGGHLTLQDEDLTSKCSGEWKKINTLAHYGVKESAVMSLIPRQNDGFSVACKPPCHNCKPSHYHHQQQSIHHHAHHHHLHRHANHCSSTHLPSTPNHNLISPVMYNHPVSGLYFESQHSPPIITANGDVESGHGGNQRLYHLVRPIEESHYPPGMGFTGSKHHHPERTHKAIPEIFLTRLLSTKGTVQKFVDDFLNTILTANEALPSAVKWLFDLLDDAAKQHGIVDPEVPHAWKSNSLPLRFWVNFIKNPDFMFDINKSTTVDSSLSVIAQTFMDSCSMTEHRLGKDSPSNKLLFAKDIPHYREKVGRFYTDVQRLPQITDQEMSSAMQQLSASHANEFDVIAALKELYIYVSKYYEQILEALETDAGCRKLHLAHRLENVACTLEGEETSAC, encoded by the exons ATGTGCTTTGTCAACTATTGCCTACACATCATGAGATTCTTGGGATTTGTATCATTTCCCATTTCGCCTACTGTGTTATCTCCTAAACTGCTACTACCATTTCATCGATTATCCTTTTCATCCATGTCTGTTGCTACCTGGTTCCTGGTGGTACTGGTAACTGCAGCCATAGATACACCTGCTAGTACTACTCCACCTGTGCAAGAAAATAGATCGTTACACATTGTAACACAGTTTCCTATGGGAGATGGTCAAAGATATGGATTTTATCCTCTAGATCCAAATACAACGAGGGAAGGTGCCCTTCGATTTAATCACCTTACTATAGATCCTGCAACAGGAAGATTATATGCAGGTGCCATCAACAGACTTTTACAGTTAGATTCTAATCTCAGACTGGAGGAATATGTTTCCACAG GACCAAGATTGGATAATCCCCAGTGCCATGCAACAGGCTGTCCTTCCAGAGACATAACTACATCTTTAATGGACAATGTAAACAAACTATTAATCGCTGATCTTGAATCACAAACACTGATTGCATGTGGTTCCCTTCTTCAAGGTGCTTGTGAAAAGTACAAAATGTCAAACATATCTATTAAGCCGGAATTCATTCCCCATAGTGTAGCAGCAAACGATGAAAGCTCTTCTACATACGCTTTTATTGGGCCCGAAAAATACAATGCTTGGGGACAAACGAATATACTCTATGTTGGTACTACATTCACTAATAGAGGAGATTACAGGCATGACGTGCCTGCTATTTCTAGCAGAAATCTTCACAATTTAGAATTCGCGGAGTATACGTTCAATAAACAGTCGATCGTATACATCGACGTGAAATATCGAGACCATTTTCTGGTTAAATATGTGTATGGGTTCAATGCCAACAACTATGCATATTTTGTATTGGTACAAAAACAGTCTCATCTTCCtgaagaagaggaaaagggTTACATCTCTAGATTGGCTCGAAGCTGTATCAATGACCCAAATTATGATAGTTATACAGAAGTGACGCTACAGTGTACTGTTAATTTAGGAGATGGGAAATCGCAATCTTATAATTTAGTGCAAGACGCGAAAGTGGCACCAGCCGGTAGTGATATAGCCATGCAATTGGGTATTTCCGTTGGTGATCCCATTTTTGTCTCCGTATTTTCTCCAAGTAGAGGAATCACGAACGAACCGCTGTCTCGGTCAGCACTTTGCGTGTACAGTTTGCAAGAGATTGAAACAAGATTTACTGAAAATATCCATATGTGTCTCAATGGTAGTACTAAATATAGAAACATGGGATATGTCAGTGGTCCTATACAAGATGGAAAATGTCCTGCGGCAGGA ACAGCGGGCAACATTTTGCACTTCTGTGAAGTGGGTTTGAAAATCTCCGGAATGTCACCAATTGTGGGACAAgcaattttacattttcctgACGAATTCATTACCTCTGTAACAATAGCTAATACAGAAAGTCATACCGTTGCATTCTTAGGTACTAACGACGGTTCTCTGAAAAAAGTTTTACTTTCTGGAAACGAAGCATTCGTCTACGAAAATATTGTAATCGATAAAGGAAACAGATTGATGCCTGATACTTTGATTTCTCCAGATGGAGAACATATTTACGTTTTATCGACTTCTAAAATTTCTAAGGTGCAAGTTGAACATTGCAGTAGTTATACTAATTGCAGCAGTTGTCTAGACGCGAAAGATCCTTATTGTGGATGGTGTTCATTAGAAAAAAG ATGCACAGTTAGAGGAGATTGTCAGAAAGCAAGTCATAGTAGTCCACGATGGTTATCTTTAGGTACAGGACAACAATGCATTGATTTCGAGCAAGTTCTTCCAGATCGTATGCCTATCAATCAAATGACCACCGTTCACTTAACAATCAGAACTTTACCCGAATTACCAGCAGGCGCAAATTACAAATGTGTTTTTGGTAACGCCGAACCTATAGATGCACTAATGACCGGATTTGGATTATCTTGTCCTACACCACCCGTACTTGAAAGACCGAATATACCAGACGGGGCCGATCATGTCCTGGTACCTTTATCTGTGCGCTCTAGTGAAACAAATAAAGATTTTGTCTCACGAAATTTCGCTTTCTTCGATTGCTCTAGGCATACCGTGTGTACAGAGTGTGTAAAATCTCAATGGGCCTGTAGTTGGTGTGTCTATGATAATAAATGTACACATAACACAAGCTGTCAGGGTATCATTTCAGGAGAAAAC AATCAAGCAAATTTAGCCGCGCACGGAGCACAATACTGTCCAAAGTTCGTTCAACGCCAGGAACCATTGATGTTACCTAACAGTGTACCCAAAGAGATAGTGCTCGAGGTTGAGAATTTACCGCATCCTCAAGTAGGACACAGTGGTTTCCAATGCATCGTCTCGATCGAGGGTGCTAATTTAAAAGTACAAGCTCGTGTCGATAGCAGCCGTTTTATAGTATGTGATAAAACAGTTTACTCGTATGAGGCGGTCACTGGTGAATACGAAGCAGAGGTAACGGTTGTCTGGAACATTAATCATCACGTGGACAAAACTACTATCATCCTTTATAAGTGTGAAGTGTTGGGTTCGCATCGCGAACACGCAGATTGTTCCCTTTGCGTGACCAGAGATGCGCGTTTTGAATGTACTTGGTGCGGTAATAGTTGCGTGTACCGGCATTCTTGCTTGCACTCGCCATTTACTGAGTGTCCGAAACCGAGGATAGACATGATTAAACCTCTCAGTGGACCGATCGAAGGTGGAACATTGGTCACTATCGAAGGTAGTAATTTGGGGCTGAAAGAAAGCGACGTGGATGGAAAAATACATATTGGTAACACACCATGTACTTTAGTCGACTATGAAGTGTCTGTACGCATCGTTTGCCGTACAGGAAGACACGAAGCAACGGACACTGCCTCTGTAGTGGTTGGTAATGACGCTGGTTACACTGAAAGCGCAGTGTTATTTAATTACAAGGATATACGATTGTCTGGTGTTTACCCATCAGTTGGTCCACAAAGTGGTGGTACGCAACTTGCCATTACTGgaatgtatttaaatattggtAGTACTATATCAGCCTACCTAGACGAGTTAGCGTGTCATGTTAATGCCACGCAAGCGAGTAGTACCAGATTAACTTGTGTAACAAGTAAATCCGATAGAGTAAGAAGAATCGACAGACTGACTCTTAGCATAGATGGTGCGAATCGCACTTTAATTGGTAATCCCTATAACTACACTCATGATCCTACTATTATGGAGATTAAGCCACTAACAAGTTTTGCTTCCGGTGGCCGTATGATCACCGTTCACGGCACCAATCTAGATACTATCCAGAAGCCCGAAATGGAGGTATACTTCGACAATGAACTACTGCCAGTAAATAGGACTGTTTGTACAGTATTAAACCCGACGCAGATGGAATGCCCAAGTCCTAGTGTTGCTAAGCGGTTCATGACTCTTCGACGTAACGGGCGTGCTACTGCTAATAGCCAAAGCACACCACCTCAATCATTAAAGTTAAAGGAATCTCAATTATCCTTGAAAATAGCATTTATTATGGACAATGTGGAAAGTGTACGAGATTTGGAAAAGCATTTTAAGAGTCTTAGAAATCGCTTACTTTATGTGGAAGATCCGAAATTTCTTGCCTTTCCGCGtaacattaaattatataaaggTGATACGCTAGTTATCGAGGgggaaaatttgatttttgcCAGTGATGAGTCTGATGTGAACGTTACTGTCGGTACaatgccatgtaacgtgacTTCGCTTGCTCTAACTCAATTGGTTTGTATTCCTCCTGATCAACAACCAGCTGATACGGATGAACTTGGAATTAAAACTGAAAATGGTTTACCCTTGGTGGTAGTACGTGTGGGTCGTAGCCTAAGGTTCCCCATTGGTTATCTGCGCTACGAAGTGATTAAATCTTATCCGATCCCACCAGAGGCAATTGCTGGAATAGCTGCTGGCACTTTTGGTCTTGTGTTTCTGTTTGTTTTAgtgttaataatatatagaagGAAGAGTACACAAGCAGAGAGAGAATATAAAAGGATACAGATACAGATGGATACTCTGGAAAGCAATGTTAGGATGGAATGTAAGCAAGCATTTGCTGAACTACAAACCGATATGACTGATTTAACCGCTGATCTGGAGTCGTCCGGTATTCCGACTTTAGACCACAAGAATTACATTATGAAAGTATTTTTTCCCGGTGTTACGCATCATCCTATATTAAATGATCCTAGATCACGTAGTAATGTGTCTCGTACAAACTACGATGCTGCCATGATCCAGTTCGAGCAACTGATCAATAATAAATACTTCGTATTAACGTTCATCGAAACCTTAGAGGCTCAGAAAGACTTTAATATTAGAGATAAAGTGAATGTTGCATCATTACTTATGGTCGTCCTGATGGGTAAGATGGAGTATGCGACTGATATTCTCATGAATCTTTTACTAAGACTTATCGAAAAGGCAGTGAACACAAAGCATCCTCAGTTGATGCTTAGAAGGACCGAATCCGTGGTAGAAAAGATGCTAACTAACTGGATGGCTCTTTGTATGTACAATTACCTTAAAGACTATGCAGGTTCCTCTCTATTTTTATTGTTCAAGGCAATAAAGCACCAGATAGAAAAGGGTCCTGTGGACGTGATTACGTACGACGCTAGATACTCGTTATCTGAAGAAAGGCTACTCCGTGAGCAGATTGAGCACAGCGTGGTCACTCTGCATGTCGTCCAAGATGATCTCGATGAGAAAATCCAGTGCAAGGTGTTAGATTGTGATACTATAAATCAAGTGAAGTCCAAGATCCTAGATGCTCTCTACAAGAATACTCCTTTCTCACTGAGGCCGTCCGTTCATGACGTAGATTTGGAATGGAGACACGGTAGAGGCGGACATTTAACTCTTCAGGATGAGGATCTCACGTCAAAGTGCAGCGGCGAATGGAAAAAGATAAACACGTTGGCGCATTATGGTGTGAAAGAGTCAGCAGTGATGTCGTTGATTCCTAGACAGAACGATGGTTTTTCCGTCGCCTGTAAACCACCGTGTCACAATTGTAAACCATCGCACTATCATCATCAGCAGCAGTCCATTCACCACCATGCACATCACCATCACCTACATCGTCACGCGAATCACTGTTCGTCCACGCATCTTCCATCCACACCTAATCACAATCTAATTAGTCCTGTAATGTACAATCATCCCGTTAGCGGTTTATACTTCGAATCTCAACATTCACCGCCGATCATAACAGCAAACGGCGACGTAGAAAGCGGTCATGGAGGTAATCAACGATTATATCATTTGGTAAGGCCTATAGAAGAAAGTCACTATCCGCCAGGTATGGGTTTCACCGGTAGCAAGCATCATCATCCAGAACGAACACACAAAGCCATccctgaaatatttttaacgagaTTACTATCGACGAAGGGTACCGTTCAAAAGTTCGTCGATGATTTTTTGAATACGATTCTAACAGCGAATGAAGCATTACCCAGTGCTGTAAAATGGCTGTTCGATCTCCTGGACGATGCTGCGAAGCAACACGGGATCGTTGACCCGGAGGTACCGCACGCATGGAAATCGAATAGTTTGCCGCTTAGATTTTGGgtgaattttattaagaatcCAGACTTCATGTTCGATATAAATAAGTCCACGACGGTTGACTCGAGCCTCTCCGTGATAGCGCAAACATTTATGGACTCTTGTTCGATGACGGAACACAGGCTAGGGAAAGATTCACCGTCGAATAAGTTACTCTTTGCCAAGGACATACCGCATTACCGAGAGAAAGTGGGTCGTTTTTACACAGATGTACAAAGACTGCCACAAATCACTGATCAAGAAATGTCTAGTGCCATGCAACAGCTGAGTGCGTCACATGCGAATGAGTTTGATGTGATCGCAGCACTAAAAGAACTTTACATCTATGTCAGCAAGTATTATGAACAA ATCCTAGAGGCCTTGGAGACAGACGCAGGCTGTCGTAAATTACATCTAGCCCACAGGCTAGAGAATGTCGCGTGCACACTCGAAGGAGAGGAAACCAGTGCCTGCTGA
- the LOC126873624 gene encoding plasminogen activator inhibitor 1 RNA-binding protein-like has translation MENMYSIAVTNKFSLALGDDEDPHEKLREEELKKEARKKEKLSEKENKSKQPDAQKGTGNKTQKNRVIKDSQQQPSKVQDLKKDQVGDKKPPQSRTGGGNRNVKFSGESREERNNRRNREDGERTPRGQGELRRGPPGEGRETREFRNSTDNQRGEYGERRGRGGMRGMVRGRGGPRGRGGYDYRGKREFDRQSGSDKTGVKPVDKKDGAGSHNWGTHNDEIEESLNQDNQDWANEKPDGDANQTTTETKEGEITADAVEEKPVEEESRELTLDEWKALRNNRVKPQYNLRKAGEGEDLTRWKKMYALERKKEGVDEEEEEEEEYDAAAEYPQRVGRQKRLLGIDIQFSDSRRGSGGRGRGRGRGERANGRGFGNRGAPRDGDSRGPASQSEQRSPRGRQNAPKVDDENDFPSLG, from the exons ATGGAAAATATGTACAGCATTGCCGTTACCAACAAGTTCTCGTTAGCGTTGGGTGATGACGAAGATCCGCACGAAAAGCTCCGAGAAGAGGAACTAAAGAAAGAAGCCAGGAAAAAGGAGAAGCTTTCGGAGAAGGAGAATAAGAGTAAGCAGCCGGACGCACAGAAAGGAACCGGTAATAAAACTCAAAAAAATCGTGTGATCAAGGATTCCCAACAACAACCTTCCAAGGTCCAAGATTTGAAGAAAGATCAAG ttGGCGATAAAAAGCCACCGCAATCAAGAACTGGTGGTGGAAATCGTAATGTCAAATTCTCTGGAGAAAGTAGAGAAGAACGGAACAATAGGCGTAATCGTGAGGATGGTGAAAGAACGCCTCGTGGTCAGGGAGAACTAAGACGAGGACCTCCCGG tGAGGGACGTGAAACTCGAGAGTTCCGAAACTCCACTGATAATCAACGTGGTGAATACGGGGAGCGTAGGGGTCGTGGTGGAATGCGCGGAATGGTGCGTGGACGTGGTGGACCACGCGGTCGTGGAGGATATGATTATCGTGGAAAACGTGAATTTGATCGTCAATCTGGTTCCGATAAAAC TGGAGTTAAACCAGTAGACAAAAAGGATGGTGCTGGTAGCCATAACTGGGGTACCCATAATGATGAGATTGA AGAAAGTTTAAATCAAGATAATCAAGATTGGGCTAATGAAAAACCTGATGGAGATGCCAACCAAACGACCACAGAAACAAAAGAAGGAGAGATAACTGCAGACGCGGTGGAAGAAAAGCCTGTCGAGGAAGAATCGCGCGAATTAACTTTGGATGAATGGAAAGCTTTACGTAATAACAGAGTGAAGCCTCAATACAATTTACGTAAAGCTGGAGAAGGTGAAGATTTGACTCGCTGGAAGAAGATGTATGCATTGGAAAGGAAGAAGGAGGGAGTAGatgaggaagaagaagaagaagaagaatatgaTGCTGCTGCGGAATATCCACAACGTGTAGGGAGACAAAAGCGTCTTTTGGGCATTGACATACAATTCAGTGATTCTCGACGTGGTTCTGGTGGACGTGGTCGAGGACGAGGTCGTGGAGAACGTGCAAATGGTCGTGGATTTGGTAATCGTGGAGCTCCTAGAGATGGAGATTCACGTGGTCCT GCTTCACAATCCGAACAGAGGTCGCCTCGAGGACGTCAAAATGCACCCAAAGTAGATGATGAAAATGATTTCCCCTCATTGGGATAG